The Montipora capricornis isolate CH-2021 chromosome 3, ASM3666992v2, whole genome shotgun sequence genome window below encodes:
- the LOC138043763 gene encoding 5-hydroxytryptamine receptor 1D-like: protein MILPEPDLRCRNVWAPFSLSIATATVAASLSIVTVPGNFLISWAVICNPKGNLKTPFNFLVLNLAIADLIVGVITEPLFVGYHLAEAFGKRSFETHLVASMSYFMTSTASVLGMAALAVNRYQATTTKSDCIQQWKWSRVVPMSVLIWVFSLCLPFLYLVTGFCRLSFIFVNTAVVSSVFVLVFVYCRIYLALRKHGRKVQHLRSINEKKKRGRQEERITALFILIVVSFLACVVPTLVTSYIINLCHSCSCFLIHWSRDLSCWFLLFNSASNQFLYAWRMPPFRRAVETIPVVHLVSRWFGKNRVKQAPRFIFDDSQRNGKLDRAGLG from the coding sequence ATGATACTTCCTGAACCCGACTTGCGGTGCAGAAACGTCTGGGCGCCATTTTCTCTCTCCATTGCCACAGCAACAGTCGCTGCATCTTTGAGCATAGTGACAGTACCTGGAAATTTTCTCATTTCCTGGGCTGTAATTTGCAACCCTAAAGGTAACCTGAAGACTCCATTCAACTTCTTGGTACTTAACCTTGCCATCGCTGATTTGATAGTGGGTGTGATCACAGAACCACTTTTTGTTGGCTATCATTTGGCAGAGGCGTTTGGAAAACGCAGCTTCGAAACACATCTCGTTGCGTCTATGTCCTATTTCATGACATCGACAGCTTCGGTTCTTGGCATGGCGGCTCTGGCGGTGAACAGATACCAAGCAACGACAACAAAAAGTGATTGCATTCAACAATGGAAATGGTCGAGAGTGGTTCCCATGTCTGTGCTCATATGGGTCTTCTCGCTGTGCCTTCCATTTCTGTACCTTGTGACTGGCTTTTGTCGGTTGTCCTTCATTTTCGTCAACACAGCAGTCGTGTCCAGTGTGTTTGTCCTGGTGTTCGTCTATTGCCGCATTTATCTTGCTCTTCGAAAGCACGGCAGAAAAGTTCAGCACCTTCGAAGCATCAACGAGAAAAAGAAACGGGGAAGGCAGGAAGAAAGGATAACAGCATTGTTCATTTTGATTGTGGTCTCTTTTCTAGCGTGCGTTGTCCCAACATTGGTGACCAGTTACATAATAAATTTATGTCACTCGTGCAGCTGCTTTTTAATTCACTGGTCTCGAGATCTCTCCTGTTGGTTTCTCCTGTTCAATTCGGCCTCCAATCAGTTTCTCTACGCCTGGCGAATGCCTCCTTTCAGGAGAGCGGTTGAAACGATTCCTGTCGTGCATTTGGTGTCACGATGGTTCGGAAAGAACAGAGTTAAGCAAGCACCTCGCTTTATCTTTGATGACAGTCAAAGGAACGGTAAATTAGACAGAGCTGGACTGGGGTAG